In the Bombus fervidus isolate BK054 chromosome 13, iyBomFerv1, whole genome shotgun sequence genome, TAATTTGGAAATGCATGAAGTGTCTGTAAACTCCGGTTTCAAACGTTAGTGCGTGGTGTTTGTGTTATAATTGttgttattctttcttttatcaagCGGCGTGACTGAGAAATTGAATGTAGCATGCCGCAGTTTcataaaatcgaaataaataggACCGAATGGGAGGTTCCGGAACGATACCAAATGCTCACGCCAGTGGGATCAGGAGCTTATGGTCAGGTCTGGTAAGAATTCAGAAAAACAATTCcaacataaatttatatgtttcaaTAATTGCATAATACCATCTTAATCTCATATATCTTTTAGATTGTTCCTTATTCGGGAACCTGTCTAAAATGTTTAAACGATCCCGCTCCATATCTCGTTAATAATTTAAGATTTGGTTGCGACCATGAACCAATCATAACCTTGACATTTCTACGATCGTTCATTATGCCATTTAAAATcgtatatacacatatgtcattctttcttttttcttattttgtaatttagatTTTAACGAGATTATCAATACGTAAATGTTACGATTGCGGCAGCTCGTGCAAGTATCTCGTGCACCGTCGCATTCTACATCATGGGCCAAactaaaattagaattatttgaCAATGCTTTTCCGCGAAGATGAATTTAATGAGATGTATTATACCCGAATTTCCCCGGTGAAACATTTCACAGAACTTCCACTTGGATTTAATAATTGattagtaaatttatattaactcctactttattatttaattctttaagtACATGAAATACATTGTGTTTTCTAGAAAGATAAATCCTCTTATGATCATAAAAGAAGattgatatatacatattcatatattatataattttaaataattatgtttaaGTTAGTTATTAAGATTTAAGTTTATTATTGTAATGTAAActgtaatatgtatgtatttattgaTTCCCTTCTGAATTACAAGAATTTCTACTTccttattataaatatacattcacATAATCTTACAACtgagtatttatatattatatatatttttattttattctatgtaAATCATAGTAGAAACTGGATTAAggaatcatatatatatttttagttcgGCAGTTGACACAAAAACTGGACAGAAAGTAGCAATAAAAAAGTTAGCCAGACCATTCCAATCAGCTGTGCATGCAAAACGCACATACAGGGAACTTCGTATGTTGAAGCATATGAATCATGAAAATGTGAGTACACAAATGTGGATTATATATAAGTTTAATATATCTTTGAAGTTGGCATTGTAGAAATTAATGGATTTAGAAACTTTATCTTGTTACTAAATTTAGGGACAACTATGTTCTGTATAGTGAGTTCCATCATGTTATTATTGACCTGTACAAATCAAAATCAATGAGTTTTACAATgaaataatcatataattcaTTACAGGTAATTGGTTTACTGGATGTATTtcatccttcttcttctttagaAGATTTTCAGCAGGTGTAAGTGCTTTTATGTACTTCTATAATGTTGATTATCTCTTTTCAACCCCTTGATTATGACTCCTTATCATGTTTTAGTAATCACATGTACTTTTAATAGATATTTAGTCACGCATCTGATGGGTGCAGATCTCAATAATATTGTAAGAACTCAGAAACTTTCGGATGATCATGTACAGTTTCTTGTATATCAAATCCTTCGTGGTCTCAAATATATTCATTCTGCGAGTATAATACACAGGGTAAAGTAGCATAATTGATAACAacaatttaaatgtaatatagaATACTTTAAATACATTCTTGTCAAATTTAGGATTTGAAACCTTCTAATATAGCTGTGAATGAAGATTGTGAGCtgaaaattttagattttggATTAGCCAGACCTACAGAAAATGAAATGACTGGTTATGTTGCTACAAGGTGGTATAGAGCTCCAGAAATTATGCTTAATTGGATGCATTATAATCAAACAGGtggttattatttttctttttgcaaatatcttataatacacaatagtataatatttatgctTTTTAGTTGATATATGGTCTGTTGGATGTATAATGGCCGAGCTATTAACGGGGAGAACGTTATTTCCGGGAACAGATCGTATCCTTTTTACAACCAATCATGCTTTTTATAATTCCTCTTAATATCAATGTCTAATATTCAAGTTTGTTGTTTGTGGTTTTCATCTAATTATGTTGTACTTGTATGCACATAAAACTTCTTTCACAATTCATCTtcaatgaatattataaatctttaACCATCTTTAACCATCTCAGAATTAAAAGATATGCTTTTCGCTAAGGCTCTACATGGCTTCTTTCCTGCTTTAAAATGTTCAGTTATTTTACTAATATGTTAATTACATAGTATTTTATTTGTCAGTTggcaaaaaatgttttaatttagCTTCTGTTTGATAGCAAGGGAAATTAGcttttattttacaagtaaaaattcattcagatatgtatataatttttaatatgctTCAATGCACGAAATTGTTTGTcgtatttatgtaataatcaAAGTATCCATATAGTGAAAGTAGAAAAAGGTGTGGTGGAACCTTAGCAAGAGCAGATATACACCAACTGAACTTAATAATGGAGATACTGGGTACTCCACGTGACGAGTTTATGCAAAAAATATCGTCAGAGTCGgtaagtaatttttaaattgttaaataagaatttatccATAGAAAAAGCCTAAATAATGCATGCTGCTCATTTATAGCGTGTTACAATTTAATTGCCTCGCATGTTACAtgtttttttatcaatatttccctgattaataaatttcactatatatatatatatatatatataactaaaatgaaagaattatcttcataatatttacaaatttgtttGGTGAATATATGTTAtttccatatatatattataactcGTACTTTGGAATGCTAACAAATGCTTCAAATAATTACAACCATAATTCATATTACATTACTTTAAGTTTTTCCTACTcctgtataataaattatgctTCAAACATACCTTAACTTTAAGCAGACATTGATCATCTAACACGAGTTTTAGTACTCTGTGGTACACCCACAGAGGAAACTTTAAGCAAAATTACCAGCCAAGaggtaattttttttttagataaatattttttgcaatctttcttaattattttttttatgaattaaaattttttacattatttattcgcattttataattctttccataatattaaaaataattttgtctaTAATATGATTTTGCTTTGAAgtttaaaatataagataatattaatattaaaagagctacaaaaaaagtataatatgagttataacaaaaatatgtaacgCATTTATGAGGTATTACATACACAATttttgaagaatattttcatgaaatattgtataaatttcaaatattgaaataatacaaattatatgtaaaaactgaaaattaataagtaaaaatattgttttaggCGAGAAACTATATACAAAGTTTACCTCcactaaaaaaaaagaacttcaAAGAAGTATTTCGCGGGGCCAATCCTTTAGGTAATTACCGAATTTAAAAAGTcttctaaattaaaattatttttagaaattaaattaacatattttttattacttttcagCTATAGATTTACTTGAATTAATGTTAGAACTAGATGCAGAGAAACGAATTACAGCAGAACAAGCTTTAGCTCACCCATATCTTGCACAGTATGCTGATCCAACTGATGAACCAGTATCTTTACCATATGATCAAAGTTTTGAAGATATGGATTTACCTGTTGAAAAATGGAAAGGTATATGTTTccattgtaatatatatatgtatattttataaatagtcattaatatattactaacgcggtaattcatttttattatttgtagaaCTTGTTTATCATgaagttataaattttgtaccTCAACAATTACCTGCAATGGCTTCGACGATTGAGTCTTCTTCGTAAGCTTACGTCGATAGCACAAATAATATAGTAAGATAAGTAAGATAATACAGTAAGATAATCTTAACAatgaataattatgaaaagatacatgtataattgttatatacaAAGGATATcacattgtatataatatggTGTTACATAAGTAACAGAGTTAATCATACAAACTTATTTGTATTAGAGgcaaaatgtatatttttgttaatgaCGCATGATACAAGGAAATGCTAATATTTTTCACACTGAGCATAAGTTGTTTTAGAATATAAAGCTATCAAACATGtgacaaattatttatattcatggTTTTATATGGACATTTTTGTTACATATTCACGTGTTTGAATACTTTGAAGCTACGAATGCATGCGCAATTTAATAACCGAAGATCTATTAAGGATTTAAAGCaacttttttttgtaaaaagccGAATTACTTAATATAAAAGACAACTctttatcaataaaaataaattattaagaaaatgcTAGCTTCAAGGGTTAGATTTTGTTGTATACACCGCTGGTTCTAGTCTATAACATAGAACATATTACATCGAATTTatggttaaaaataattcttatttcACACGCagatgtaatttaaaataatttaatctcTAAGATACTGTTATAATGATGCTTTTAACAACAAACATGgctgaataaattttttgatCTTTGTATAtcgtttgttatttatattaagaattattCATCTTATTCTTTCACTATGCACATACATTTACGTAAGAAAATCAATAGCTAAACAGACTATGTACTTTATgtattctttcaattttttttttcatgtatatttttctaaattctaGTAACTTTTTGAATCTTACGTATGTATGATGTATAATCCGAACGTAATTCATTCATTGCATTCTTTCAGCATACAAATTTTTGCTACGAATTTTAGTATAAGCTcaagatatgtatatatagctTTTATGATATGTAAATAATGGCATCTATGCAAGTGGGGGATTAAATAACCTGATTATGCTACAAATGATCGAAGCAATTTATCATGCCAATTGCATGGACCGATAGTCTAACGTTGAGATTAGTAATTTTTTACAGTAAATACGAATGTCTAAGAAATCCTTTTCATCCGGATTATAAGAACAGACGTTGTCGTTACAAAGCTTACAAGGAAATTGTGGATTCTATGGATGTTTGTTGTTTAACAGTTTATGATTGTATCAAAAGGATTACCTGTGTAAAGGCCCAATACTGTTATGAGCTGTCTAAAATCAGTGCTGCAATTTCCTGTGAGAAGTTTTATAGACCAATAGCAAACTGGTTTCCAATAATCCATGAACTGTTTTTCCCATTTATACCAACTTATAATTGTACAAGTGATTGCTGCAAGGTACATATCAACTTATAACAAAACACattgtacaaattttatttatttattataacaattttgttaTAGATATGCAGTGACAAAACAGATACACATGAAAGTTATGACTATAAAGAAACACAGGAGCAGTCGACACGTCCAGTCCCTGCGGAATCGAGAGCATTAAGCACAGACTGTGGTTGTCCATATGAAACTTGTTATTGTGACAAATCGAATATAGCTAAACCTCGTATTCGTCTTaggtaatttatttcatttgcataGTGTTAATACATCACTGATTAATATTACtgtacataataaaatatattaaaacatgGTCCACTTAGGAAAGTAGAAAAATCACCTTTTTTCCTGGCGAAAGAGAAGGGTGTAACTACTTCGCAAACCACAGCAAGAGATTGCAAATATTACTTGCACCAGCAGAAAGTATCTCAAATTGATGTGGGGAGTAACATCAGAAGTATCAGTACTGAGCATGCGACTCAATCTGAACTTTCTTATTTCAAAACCGCATGTATAGCTTGTCAAGTGTGTATGGAAAATGAAGTACCTTTTAACTTGATAAAAAAAGATCTAGTAAATAGATTCTTGTCCTTAGTTCAATCAACGAGAATAAATGTAAAGTTTTTCAAAAGTTACAAGTAACATTAAATgtacgaaataattttcagaagGAGACAGACATTAGTTACACAGATTATGCTCCACCAGTGAAAGACattaaaggaagaaagaaaactgACGAGTTTGACATGTTCGGCAAGAGTGTTGCGTTTCAGTTGCGAAATATAAGTTTCGGTGAATATTGATAGcgtaatatattacaaaaataattattaagataaaattatttgtcttCAGAAATTGCTGTTAAATTGGAGAAACGAATACAAGATTTAATTGCACAAGAACGTCTGGATCATATGAAACTGAAATATTTGGATTGCTGTACAGCTTCTAGTTGCAGCGAATGTGCAGTTTTGCGCAAGGAAATGGTTTGCAGCTGCGGTCTTCCGGTAATCATGATCAAGGCAGATTCTTCCTGCGATTTCGATTGCAAGcaacgaatataatatttatgaattgtCTGTATTTGTTTAGTGCTTAGAAAAAAATCTTAtcaaagatataatatatgaatatatgaaatatgattCTATATGTTGGTTTTGGTATTAATGTATAGTATCGTagcaaaacaaaattaataaaataacgtaGAGTGATTTAACAAATGCTTCCGTTCGATGTATCGCGCGATCAAATTCAGTCGCGTTCTCTAACTGAAACTGATTTTATCTTGTGGATAgtcgtaaaattataaacgtATAAGAAACCGCAAACACTATTTTCATAGAGACACTGTATTAAAATACTGTTGGTAAATTCTTCGTATTATAAAATGTCGTCCAAATGGAACGAGAGATTAGTGATCAGTTTTTTAAAAGCGTACAAGCAGTATCCGTGCCTCTGGAACCCTTATCACAGACATTACTATAACTGCTATGAGAAGAACAAGGCATTGCAAAAAATTATCAACGATCTCTGCATACCCGGCTTTACCGTAACCGATTATTTGCACCAGATCAAGAGCATAAGAGAAAAGTAATGTACGATCGGAATTTTTGGTAATAAATATTGTGAAagagataaaagagaaaataaaaaacatcatGAACgaatgtaatttctttttaaaatgattattttgCGTTTAATAATCGGAATTCACAGTACTGAATGGAGAAGAATAAACAGCCTTCTTCATTTACTGTAGTCTTATGACCTTCATGTCATCTTAAATGCAAAAACATtgtttaatctaattttttaaacatcgaagcaaacattgaaaattaatacgaAATGTTCTCTATACAGAgcattaaacaaatttttatcttaaaaatatttaacaaactaTGTTATTGATTGATTTTAGAGATGATTACTTTTTAACATCAATGGTTACAAAACTATTTATGAAAACAATGATTCTCATTGGCACAGATATAAATTGGAACAAACACGAACAATCCAAAGTCTACAATCTCAGAAACAATATAAATCACCATTCTCCTGGTACAATGTAGTAGCAGGCATGTTGGCGAAGGTGATTGATGACGAAGAAAGGCAGAGCGGTCAACTTCATGAACAAGAAATGACTTCTGCTGTTAGATCCTTGAGCAGTGATAGTATAAAAACTTCacaggaaagaaaaagagtaaGCCTAGAAGcaaaatttatggaaattcatCCATGTAATAATGCCACCAGCGGTCGGATGATTTCAAAGAGGAGCAAATCGCAGGAAAAACCATCTTGTCTGGATGGAAAACGTAATTCAATGAGGGAAACGATAACAACagaaaaaagggagaaaagagTAAAGTATGTTCCTTGTCCATCCTTTAgatcaaagaaaaatgatttgaGGGATCATGAAATAGATGAACTTTTGTATTACAAACCCACCAGAGATGTAGAATCTCAAGAGATAggtaaaaaatttgttcgaaAAATAACTTTGTAAAGAAATATGATAGAGTACGAATAGTTTAGTTTTTTCTAACtttaagaagaatattttccagCTATTCCAAATACTTCCATGGATACCAGATTTAACCGTGATTTTCCTTTAACGAAAGCAAACGGTAACAGTTATGAATTACCATTTTTAAAATGTCCACTGTGTGGTTGGGAAGATGTGAAACATGAGCAAACTGAATGTAACaaaaacgagagaagaaattatatttcttgttCGGAATACAATAAGAATCTTTCTGATGGATACAGCCCGTGTGCCGGATGTGACAGTGTCACGCGTGATAGTAtgtaaaaaatcaatttttattatagagaaatatctgtttgaaatttgaatgaaATCCTAAAATTTGGATGTATGTGCAGATACCAACTTAAATTTATTGTCTATTTTATTCAGATTTACCTTTCCGATCCATGGGAATTACTGATCtatcagaatatttaaaaaagtatgTGAACAACTCCGAGGATTTGGAATTTCTACAGACATTATCAAGACATGCATCTTTTGCATCTTTGATAATAAGACATCCATCTGTTGTAACTTTAATAACAGGACTCTCTGCAAGGGCATCAATTACTTCAGCCATGAAACCTATTCaaattacgaagaaatatGCTTATACAGAAGTAGAACAAAGCGAAGATCCAAAAAGggttttaacaaataatattcccGCATCCATATCGGTTCAAACGCAAGTTCTACAGGCGGACCCTGTAGTAACAGGTAAATTACAATTGGGTAGCATAGAAGCTTCTACCCAACTAGTTCTGCCAGATCCGGATAAACATTCAAAACTAATTGAATTCGTACCAAAAGATGTTTCTCGAGATACGAAAAAGGAACAAGGTACAGAATCAGAACCACTTGCAATTGAAACGCGATTTTCTATTGGAAGGAAAAAACGTGAAATAGGTGTCAACGCAATGGATTTTTTTGACAAAGCGGTGCAAAATACAGTTTGTATATCAATTCAAACTACAGATGAAATTGATGAAAAAGGGAAAGAgcaagataaatattataagactGATACGATAGAGATGAAGGAAGTAGCAATAAATGTGGTAGATCAAGCTTCGAAAGGAATACAGAGTAGTATCTGTGTATCACGAGGAAATTTAGCCTACCGTATGTCTTTTGAAAAGATGGTAGAATTTGGTACTACCATGTCCTTGCATCAAGTGCGTAGCGTCGGTTGCGTGACAGCGGAAAAGATCAAAGAATTCAAATCGAACTTCGTACAATGCGtttctaaagaaaaatttcctttGGCTCGATCCAAGTCTGATGATTCTGTGAAACGTTGTGCTCGTCGAGATACGGAATTGAAACATTTTgtggaaaaagaaagtaagCATTTTAAGTGGTACTGCTTTGCAGCTTAGCAAAATATAATGCAATACTATGCATATAAAACactaattttgtaaaattgttttaattgaTAGCACAAGAATTTGAGGATTCATGCACAACAGATACGTGTCCATTGAATATACTACATCTTAGTAGAGATCCCACCATGCTCTCAGTTTTACAACAACTTCtgcagaaaatattatttatacacgAACAAAAAATGCAaggtataaaattaaacagaTCCTTATAAGTTTATGtatcaattttcataatttaacgAGGTTTAATTTcagacaaatataaatatcacctaaaagaaaattgtttcatcgACATGGACAAAATGGTGACAGCAATCaaagaatatataatgatGCTAGAGCCAAGTGTTATCAGAGATGATGTGAAAGAATTTCATGAAAAGGTTGATAAGAAGTCATCTTTGACAGAAGTTCGAAGACGACCAAGTTTGAAGGAAATTGGCACGTTTACCATGTGTAATGATAAATTAACCATGACTGAAGAAGATATTTTCGAATTAATATTGCAATCCACATCCACGAAAATGGATAAAAAACAAGGAATCGTGGAAGACAGTATATTGCTATTAGAGAAAATGAAGAGGAAATATCCAATGATAGACAAAGAAGTTTGTACTCATTTGAATTGTAAAGATGTTGGTATCAGTGGGTCGTTGATGCAGCTGTGCAATCGCGACATAGAAGTTCAAGGTGATACTCGATTGTTCAAGGACTCTGTATGTGTCGCAAAGTATGAAGATATAACAGAAAGAATAAGCGTGGGTACCCAGAAACGAGATCCGATACTGGTTCGAGTGATCAAGTGCAATGAAAGTCAGGCGGTAGTAAGGTCGGATAAAGAAACGTTAACTATGAAGAAGGATGTACATTTTGAAAAGAAATGTATAAGCAAACGTGTAGAAACATGCGGTCGAACGACTTGCATTCCGTCCACTGTTTGTAAAATAACAAACGAAGCCAATTTAAAATCTACTCTTCGTAAAGAGCGCGAAAATGAAATGATCGATAGTTATGATATATGcgatataaattgtaaaggaAAAATATCTTATGATTGGACTGATGTAACAAATGATATACTTTCAAATGTTACTAATTCGAAAATTCCGATATGCATGAGACcactacaaaaatatacatacactagaagcaaataattaaacattaggattaatataacatataaaatacataaataaatcttgtaataaaaagatatggaattttatttgagaAATAAGTATGATCTTAAAATGACTTTGATCTCATATTAACTTTTCCTTTTggatattgttatattttttaaatctattattgtatcatttttttattctttaaaattgtatctttaaaaatatcttgtttATATCAGCATATAGAAACAGTTGTTATCACAATTGAAGATCGTTTTAAACGCATTGGTATATCAGGCTACCATATCTTCAGAAATGAGCAATAACTTTGATGCAGATCAAAGATTAAGAGAAATACCTTAAATTCTAGAGAACtctttatatacatttacatatatagaCAGAGAAAGGTGTGATTTTTAGAGGAACTCCGTaatttttcgatgaaattagCTGCAATTAAAGAAGCTAACTGTTAAGAGAATCCCGTATAGTTGTTAGATTGGATCACGTGAATCGGTTCGTTCAGTAGAACGAGAATCCTTGGTTCAATTTCGAAGTCAATATCTTGTTATATTCAGGACAGGCAATTTCGTGGTTTTTCACCTGACAGTCCGAGAACTTATGGCAGGCCTCATGTTTCATGTAGCGTTGATATGAACGTATAAGGACGGATCGGAACGCTTTTACGTATTTACGTAGTGTCTACGCTAACGCGACAACACAGAAATATCTTGTTAAAAACAGATTGAGTAACGCTATAGATTAATCGCTTTAACTGCATATGCATAATCCATCATGTACGTCAATTGGGAAAAATGCCTAAACTGCGCACAGTGCGATATACAAAAATCGAAATAGctattatttgattttgatcTTATTATTCGATGACATAATCAGTCTGTAAGTATATAAATGTTAAGTAATAATTCCCCCCAAAATCGAtagagaattattaaaaattgtttgtacATTAAAATCTAATCATTTGAAAATTAGCTCACttattcattatatattcttctttattaattcttcTTAAATAATGTTTGTTACACTTTAAATATGGAGAATTTGAGcaaagatatgtataattttaattttcaaattaaaaattttttttctttctttaaagagtaatgtaaaaaaatggtttaaattattctgtaattttgattgttttttgtttaaaaaatattgcactaCATTGCtatatataatctttttctattacaaactaCTATATTGAACGTTCTTTATTTCTTAAGTGAAATCCATTCATAATAGTGACTTGGTTGAAAAATGGATTTCTGACCACatttatttcaagaaaatttttaatgttactCAAAATCTCTATCCTTTATTAAATGCTGGCACAATATCTGACGAAATGGAAGggaaaataaatgatttctggacaaaaaaatggaaagattATTCCCGGCATCTGCactatttatttaaacgtCATCGTGTGTGTTTagacaaagaaataaatattcaagataTTTTAACTAAGGGAGGGAGTAAGGAAAATACTAACAAAGATTTGATAAATAGACTTTTACTTACCTCGGACCATCTAATAAAGGATTAAATTTTAGGAACACTgtacattatatgtattttgtgaTCTTTGTACTAAATGCTTATTCGAATACTGTACT is a window encoding:
- the LOC139993438 gene encoding uncharacterized protein isoform X1 — encoded protein: MLAKVIDDEERQSGQLHEQEMTSAVRSLSSDSIKTSQERKRVSLEAKFMEIHPCNNATSGRMISKRSKSQEKPSCLDGKRNSMRETITTEKREKRVKYVPCPSFRSKKNDLRDHEIDELLYYKPTRDVESQEIEEYFPAIPNTSMDTRFNRDFPLTKANGNSYELPFLKCPLCGWEDVKHEQTECNKNERRNYISCSEYNKNLSDGYSPCAGCDSVTRDNLPFRSMGITDLSEYLKKYVNNSEDLEFLQTLSRHASFASLIIRHPSVVTLITGLSARASITSAMKPIQITKKYAYTEVEQSEDPKRVLTNNIPASISVQTQVLQADPVVTGKLQLGSIEASTQLVLPDPDKHSKLIEFVPKDVSRDTKKEQGTESEPLAIETRFSIGRKKREIGVNAMDFFDKAVQNTVCISIQTTDEIDEKGKEQDKYYKTDTIEMKEVAINVVDQASKGIQSSICVSRGNLAYRMSFEKMVEFGTTMSLHQVRSVGCVTAEKIKEFKSNFVQCVSKEKFPLARSKSDDSVKRCARRDTELKHFVEKETQEFEDSCTTDTCPLNILHLSRDPTMLSVLQQLLQKILFIHEQKMQDKYKYHLKENCFIDMDKMVTAIKEYIMMLEPSVIRDDVKEFHEKVDKKSSLTEVRRRPSLKEIGTFTMCNDKLTMTEEDIFELILQSTSTKMDKKQGIVEDSILLLEKMKRKYPMIDKEVCTHLNCKDVGISGSLMQLCNRDIEVQGDTRLFKDSVCVAKYEDITERISVGTQKRDPILVRVIKCNESQAVVRSDKETLTMKKDVHFEKKCISKRVETCGRTTCIPSTVCKITNEANLKSTLRKERENEMIDSYDICDINCKGKISYDWTDVTNDILSNVTNSKIPICMRPLQKYTYTRSK
- the LOC139993438 gene encoding uncharacterized protein isoform X2, which gives rise to MLAKVIDDEERQSGQLHEQEMTSAVRSLSSDSIKTSQERKRVSLEAKFMEIHPCNNATSGRMISKRSKSQEKPSCLDGKRNSMRETITTEKREKRVKYVPCPSFRSKKNDLRDHEIDELLYYKPTRDVESQEIEYFPAIPNTSMDTRFNRDFPLTKANGNSYELPFLKCPLCGWEDVKHEQTECNKNERRNYISCSEYNKNLSDGYSPCAGCDSVTRDNLPFRSMGITDLSEYLKKYVNNSEDLEFLQTLSRHASFASLIIRHPSVVTLITGLSARASITSAMKPIQITKKYAYTEVEQSEDPKRVLTNNIPASISVQTQVLQADPVVTGKLQLGSIEASTQLVLPDPDKHSKLIEFVPKDVSRDTKKEQGTESEPLAIETRFSIGRKKREIGVNAMDFFDKAVQNTVCISIQTTDEIDEKGKEQDKYYKTDTIEMKEVAINVVDQASKGIQSSICVSRGNLAYRMSFEKMVEFGTTMSLHQVRSVGCVTAEKIKEFKSNFVQCVSKEKFPLARSKSDDSVKRCARRDTELKHFVEKETQEFEDSCTTDTCPLNILHLSRDPTMLSVLQQLLQKILFIHEQKMQDKYKYHLKENCFIDMDKMVTAIKEYIMMLEPSVIRDDVKEFHEKVDKKSSLTEVRRRPSLKEIGTFTMCNDKLTMTEEDIFELILQSTSTKMDKKQGIVEDSILLLEKMKRKYPMIDKEVCTHLNCKDVGISGSLMQLCNRDIEVQGDTRLFKDSVCVAKYEDITERISVGTQKRDPILVRVIKCNESQAVVRSDKETLTMKKDVHFEKKCISKRVETCGRTTCIPSTVCKITNEANLKSTLRKERENEMIDSYDICDINCKGKISYDWTDVTNDILSNVTNSKIPICMRPLQKYTYTRSK
- the LOC139993438 gene encoding uncharacterized protein isoform X3, producing the protein MLAKVIDDEERQSGQLHEQEMTSAVRSLSSDSIKTSQERKRVSLEAKFMEIHPCNNATSGRMISKRSKSQEKPSCLDGKRNSMRETITTEKREKRVKYVPCPSFRSKKNDLRDHEIDELLYYKPTRDVESQEIAIPNTSMDTRFNRDFPLTKANGNSYELPFLKCPLCGWEDVKHEQTECNKNERRNYISCSEYNKNLSDGYSPCAGCDSVTRDNLPFRSMGITDLSEYLKKYVNNSEDLEFLQTLSRHASFASLIIRHPSVVTLITGLSARASITSAMKPIQITKKYAYTEVEQSEDPKRVLTNNIPASISVQTQVLQADPVVTGKLQLGSIEASTQLVLPDPDKHSKLIEFVPKDVSRDTKKEQGTESEPLAIETRFSIGRKKREIGVNAMDFFDKAVQNTVCISIQTTDEIDEKGKEQDKYYKTDTIEMKEVAINVVDQASKGIQSSICVSRGNLAYRMSFEKMVEFGTTMSLHQVRSVGCVTAEKIKEFKSNFVQCVSKEKFPLARSKSDDSVKRCARRDTELKHFVEKETQEFEDSCTTDTCPLNILHLSRDPTMLSVLQQLLQKILFIHEQKMQDKYKYHLKENCFIDMDKMVTAIKEYIMMLEPSVIRDDVKEFHEKVDKKSSLTEVRRRPSLKEIGTFTMCNDKLTMTEEDIFELILQSTSTKMDKKQGIVEDSILLLEKMKRKYPMIDKEVCTHLNCKDVGISGSLMQLCNRDIEVQGDTRLFKDSVCVAKYEDITERISVGTQKRDPILVRVIKCNESQAVVRSDKETLTMKKDVHFEKKCISKRVETCGRTTCIPSTVCKITNEANLKSTLRKERENEMIDSYDICDINCKGKISYDWTDVTNDILSNVTNSKIPICMRPLQKYTYTRSK